CTCTTACCATCGTTTTTATAAATATAAAAATATCATAAAAGACCTGATCATTAATAGACCTAACCAAGTTTGGGCTTCGGATATTACCTATATAAGAACTATAAATGGATTTTGTTATTTAGCACTTATTACTGATATGTATTCAAGAAAAATAGTAGGCTATGATATTAGTGATAGTTTAGAACTTAAAGGCTGTGTTAGAGCTTTAAATAAAGCTATTTATCAAACTAAAAATACCGAAGAAATCATACATCATTCTGATAGAGGAATACAATATTGTAGCAATGTTTATACTCAAATTTTGAAAAGAAAAAAGATACAAATCAGTATGACCCAAGAAAATCATTGCTACGAAAACGCAATGGCCGAAAGAGTTAACGGAATTTTAAAAGATGAATTCTTCCTCGACCAAACATTTACAAATATCAATCACGCCAAAAAAGCAACAAAAAATGCAATCAAATTATATAATAATAAAAGATTACATTTATCTTTAGATTATAAAACACCTAATTACGTGCACAAAAATGTAGCATAAATTTTAATAATTAACTGTAGCCCTATTTTAGGACGAGACATTTTATAAATTTGTTACAAAAAGATTGGTAAAAGAAAGGTTCCCATTTATCAATGGTGGATTTGTATATCTCAAATTCCATAGCCATGTTGTGCTTAGTAATTATTCCGGCTTAATTTTTACAATTTTATCTCCTTGCATTATTACAAGCTCACTGTTTTTCGCTTTTTTAAACTCAATAAGCCGTTCATATACTATCTCAAGCCCTTTAACGATTTTTTCCTTTAGTTCAATTTGTTTATCCTTTTGTGTCATGTATTCCTTTTAACATTTTAAACTTCTCTAAATCTACGATTTCTAATTTATGCGTTCCCATTTTGTGAGCAATTAATTCGTGTTTCCCATAGGAATTGTCGAAAATCAATGCTCCGTTTATAATCGGAAGATAAATGTCGAAAAGATTGTAAATTCCTTTGAAGTATCTTCTTTCTTTTGCAAGTTCAACATCATTGAGCCAAAAGAAGAGTAGAATGACAGCATATCCTTCTTTTTGTGCATCCAGTATTTTTTTCCGATAACTTCTTGTCGATAAGGTCGTCTCAAACGCAAAACTATTGTTGTCTCTTAGCAGTTCGTTGATCCGGTTAATCATTATCCGTCCAGCCTCAAAGGCTACTTTTTCAGGTTGAAAAGGTGATAGTCCTTTAGCGATTTCGTCTGCGTTTACAAATTCTCTACATTCAATTATTTCAGGTAAAATTGTATACGAAGCAGTTGTTTTTCCAACTCCATTACATCCCGAAATTATGTAAAGATTTTTTGTTTCCATTCAAGCAAATTTAGCTTTTTATAACTAAATTTTTGATGGAAATATGGTTTTTCTGGCATTAAGCACAACGTTTTGTGTATGAAACGTAGCGTGTAAAAAGGTACTACATTTCGGTTAAACACAGAGCCAAATTTTTATATTTTGTTTCTAAGTACATGACAAAAATTTTGTCAAGTTAATATTGTTTTGATTTACATGGTTTAACAGCACAGAAGCGATATAATCCAGTCCATATTTAAAAATACTTTTGGTCATTCTTCCGTGTTTTTTTATTTTGATAGGGTTTAGTTGATGTAAATATATACCTACTTTATAACAGCACACAAAAGCGATCATCACAAGTAGAACAAGTTTTTCAATACGCTTTATGTCTTGTAAATGTGTATTTTCAATATCAAAGCCACTTGATTTGATAGCTTTAAAACACCTTTCTATCAGCCATCTTTCTTTGTACTGCTCCATAGCTTTATCAGGTGCGTTGAACGAAACGATAATCAAGAAATCTTGTTTTGTGTTTTTGGGCTGTGGTTTACATCCGGAAAGCTAACAAAGTTGCCCATTAACATGTACAATCTTAGGATAATGAATAAATTCGTTACCCCTGTAGACGTTGAACAAATGGCACGTTTTAATGGTTTTGTTCTTATGCGGCAGTGCTACTTTAAAATTGAATTTAATTCGTTACTTTTGACGGAAGCATTGGTTTTCTTCATTAGAAAAATGAGTGATTTTATTCTTCCAATATACTGAATATCAATGCTTTAAATTAATATTTTAACATTTAAGTTGTTGATAATCAACTAATTGTATTTTTTGTCATGTACTAAGATTATTTAGTATAATTGAAAATAAAGTTTAACTTTATGGTTTTAAGTATACAAAGCTTTATGATAGATGCCATTGAAAAGAATTTGCACAGGGGGATAAAGTTGTTAAATTCTATTTCAGATCAACAATATAGCGATACTTCATCGCCGCCTTATTATTCTAGTATAGGAGCACATATGAGGCATATATTGGATGTTTTTAGTTGTATTTTTAAGGGTCTTGAATCCAGAGAGGTAGATTTTTCTCTTCGGGAGAGAAATGCATTAGCCGAACAAAAAACAACTGTTGGAATTGATTACTTTAACCAGGTGATTTCCAAACTTCATCAATTAGAAGAAGAAGATTTTAATATGACACTTGCCGTAACAGATGATTTGGGTCTGGGAAAAGTTACCATGAAATATACTCTGGAAAGTGCACTTTGCCAGGCACATAGCCATGCAATTCATCATTTTTCAAGCATCGGATTTATAATAAATCACTTAGGCTTAAAATTACCGGATAACGATTTTGGATATAACCCGACGACTCCAAAGAAAGTACTGTTTAATTAGCTTTTGACATTTTGTGCACTCGTTTTGAATATGCTTTTAAAACCAGCATTTCTTTAATGAAAGGGAATGCTTTTCTATAGGGTACTTTTTTTTGTTTATGGTTATATATGGCAATTCTGTAGAGTTGTTTCCAATGTTTACGAATCGTTTTTAACGCACCTAAATAAGTGATTTTACTGGCATCATATATATGAGTGGGCTCAGCTAAAATTCCATTTAATTCTAAAACCTTAAAATTTCCGTTACATAATTCTTCTAAAGTATTGTATTTTACATCCATTCTTCCGTAATACCAACCATCTATTTGATGATTTAAGTTATCGAAAGACCGGCAGAGTTGCTTATTGATCAAATGATTTCCATTAATAAATTGAGTACCTTTTGAATGATTGCCAATACTGGATAGTTTCACCTGCTTTCCTTTTTCCGGTATATCGGACAAGTCAACAGAAAGATTTTTTTTGATAAAGCGGAGGTATAATTTTGCTCTTTTATCGCATAAAATAAGCTCTTCTATAGTAGATGTACCATTACCGGTAACATGCAAAAATTTTTTTAATGTAATGGAGGTGATATGACCTTTTTTCTCACTTGGATGTCTGTAATAAAAGATACCACATTCGTTTTTATGAGTTAAAAACTCCTGGATGATAATAGCAACCGGATACTTTTGGAGATACTCAATAAGTGCTGATTCA
This window of the Flavobacteriaceae bacterium genome carries:
- a CDS encoding IS3 family transposase, which translates into the protein MKIAPINRKKRRYAIATICNAFELKRDAYYKYQKRFVLKKQIEQNVIMLVKKSRKTLPREGTRKLMKSLHNDFRKQNINIGRDQLFRILKENNLLIRRKKYSSKTTNSYHRFYKYKNIIKDLIINRPNQVWASDITYIRTINGFCYLALITDMYSRKIVGYDISDSLELKGCVRALNKAIYQTKNTEEIIHHSDRGIQYCSNVYTQILKRKKIQISMTQENHCYENAMAERVNGILKDEFFLDQTFTNINHAKKATKNAIKLYNNKRLHLSLDYKTPNYVHKNVA
- a CDS encoding zeta toxin gives rise to the protein METKNLYIISGCNGVGKTTASYTILPEIIECREFVNADEIAKGLSPFQPEKVAFEAGRIMINRINELLRDNNSFAFETTLSTRSYRKKILDAQKEGYAVILLFFWLNDVELAKERRYFKGIYNLFDIYLPIINGALIFDNSYGKHELIAHKMGTHKLEIVDLEKFKMLKGIHDTKG
- a CDS encoding transposase, coding for MIIVSFNAPDKAMEQYKERWLIERCFKAIKSSGFDIENTHLQDIKRIEKLVLLVMIAFVCCYKVGIYLHQLNPIKIKKHGRMTKSIFKYGLDYIASVLLNHVNQNNINLTKFLSCT
- a CDS encoding DinB family protein, translating into MIDAIEKNLHRGIKLLNSISDQQYSDTSSPPYYSSIGAHMRHILDVFSCIFKGLESREVDFSLRERNALAEQKTTVGIDYFNQVISKLHQLEEEDFNMTLAVTDDLGLGKVTMKYTLESALCQAHSHAIHHFSSIGFIINHLGLKLPDNDFGYNPTTPKKVLFN
- a CDS encoding D-alanine--D-alanine ligase, producing MIKNRLYKILHWEHWPLLMFYLPNIPYALIHGIKERNFVLYTAVNPGIKNSGIGSESKYETLLMIPEKYVPKSVLHKVDQSVQETLKAIEKKHIQYPVIAKPDIGFRGLLVKKMDDESALIEYLQKYPVAIIIQEFLTHKNECGIFYYRHPSEKKGHITSITLKKFLHVTGNGTSTIEELILCDKRAKLYLRFIKKNLSVDLSDIPEKGKQVKLSSIGNHSKGTQFINGNHLINKQLCRSFDNLNHQIDGWYYGRMDVKYNTLEELCNGNFKVLELNGILAEPTHIYDASKITYLGALKTIRKHWKQLYRIAIYNHKQKKVPYRKAFPFIKEMLVLKAYSKRVHKMSKAN